A stretch of the Orcinus orca chromosome 1, mOrcOrc1.1, whole genome shotgun sequence genome encodes the following:
- the LOC125964034 gene encoding taurochenodeoxycholic 6 alpha-hydroxylase-like, with product MSVSVLSTPRALGGVSGLLQVASLLGLVLLLLKAAQLYLRRQWLLKALQQFPSPPSHWLYGHMQEFQDETELRPLLKRVEKYPSACARWLWGTKALVFIYDPDYMKAVLGRSGERETHIPAGENLPSRVHGPGSVKFQKKLALQPSVPGSLPAILAAHKPD from the exons ATGAGTGTCTCTGTGCTGAGCACCCCCAGAGCCCTGGGCGGTGTCTCTGGGCTCCTGCAGGTGGCCTCCCTGCTCGGCCTGGTTCTGCTTCTGCTCAAGGCAGCACAGCTCTACCTGCGCAGACAGTGGCTGCTCAAAGCCCTCCAGCAGTTCCCGTCTCCTCCTTCCCACTGGCTCTATGGGCACATGCAGGAG TTCCAAGACGAGACCGAGCTGCGACCCCTACTGAAGAGGGTAGAGAAGTACCCAAGTGCCTGTGCTCGCTGGCTGTGGGGGACGAAAGCCCTGGTGTTCATCTATGACCCTGACTACATGAAGGCGGTCCTGGGGAGATCAGGTGAGAGGGAAACCCACATCCCAGCAGGAGAAAATCTTCCCTCTCGGGTACATGGCCCTGGATCTGTGAAATTCCAGAAGAAATTGGCACTACAGCCATCAGTACCTGGCTCCCTACCAGCCATCCTTGCAGCCCACAAGCCAGACTAA